From the genome of Eucalyptus grandis isolate ANBG69807.140 chromosome 2, ASM1654582v1, whole genome shotgun sequence, one region includes:
- the LOC104425313 gene encoding F-box protein SKIP24, producing the protein MAAFLPDELWRHVLAIGVKSPAKSLSYKELCCVSIACRRLRRLSGEDSLWSHLLSSDFPPPTSQSSASSSSPSSSCKALYRIRFERDKEKKRLAHRRAVMRKESQIAEHLRRIRDIEASLARESDKLKASASELSNLHKVRQASVALKVWQPEVVRGKQKQMVSQCAVPVESRISAVDMEFRLCKQQIAILRKSYEEERRRLDAAKRELESIEYHPLRRCERTGSNLGGSSSRRKEIKRPIDVEGYGKLAKTS; encoded by the exons ATGGCTGCTTTTCTACCGGACGAGCTGTGGAGGCACGTCCTCGCGATCGGCGTGAAAAGCCCGGCGAAATCGCTGAGCTACAAGGAGCTGTGCTGCGTCTCGATCGCCTGCAGACGCCTCCGCCGGCTCTCCGGCGAGGACTCTCTCTGGTCCCACCTCCTCTCCTCCGATTTCCCTCCCCCGACCTCTCAATCGTCTGCTTCGTCCTCGTCGCCTTCGTCTTCCTGTAAGGCCTTGTACCGGATCAG GTTCGAGAGggacaaagagaagaagaggttGGCTCACCGGAGGGCCGTGATGAGGAAGGAGAGCCAAATCGCCGAGCACCTCCGGAGGATTCGAGACATCGAGGCTTCGCTGGCGCGGGAGTCCGACAAGCTCAAGGCCTCCGCTTCTGAGCTGTCGAATCTGCATAAGGTCAG GCAAGCGTCGGTGGCTTTGAAGGTGTGGCAGCCTGAGGTCGTTAGGGGGAAGCAAAAGCAGATGGTGTCTCAATGCGCCGTGCCTGTCGAGTCTCGAATCAGTGCGGTCGACATGGAGTTTCGGCTCTGCAAGCAGCAAATTGCCATTTTGCGCAAATCCTAT gaagaggagaggagaaggCTCGATGCGGCAAAGCGGGAATTGGAGTCGATTGAGTATCATCCTTTGCGGCGTTGTGAACGAACAGGTTCCAATTTAGGCGGCTCTAGTAGTAGGAGGAAGGAGATTAAGAGACCCATAGATGTGGAAG